One segment of Streptomyces sp. NBC_01463 DNA contains the following:
- a CDS encoding phospho-sugar mutase has product MTTQDLIGRARTWLAEDPDPETRDELAKLIDAEDLDELDARFAGTLQFGTAGLRGEIGAGPMRMNRAVVIRAAAGLAAYLKDQGQAGGLVVIGYDARYKSTDFARDTAAVMTGAGLRATVLPRPLPTPVLAFAIRHLGAVAGVEVTASHNPPRDNGYKVYLGDGSQIVPPADGEIAAAIAAVGPLDTVPRPGNGWETLGDEVLAAYLERTDAVLATGSPRTARVVYTAMHGVGTSVLTAAFDRAGFPAPVLVAEQAEPDPAFPTVAFPNPEEPGAMDLAFATARRSDPDLVIANDPDADRCAVAVPDPAADGGWRMLRGDEVGALLAAHLVGRGVTGVFAESIVSSSLLGRIAEKAGLGYEETLTGFKWIARVEGLRYGYEEALGYCVDPDGVRDKDGITAALLVAELASVLKEQGRTLLDLLDDLAVEHGLHATDQLSVRVEDLSVIADAMRRLREQPPTAMAGLAVTSAEDLSHGTGLLPPTDGLRYHLEGARVIVRPSGTEPKLKCYLEVVVPVGSAGELPAARARGAELLSGIKRDLSAAAGI; this is encoded by the coding sequence GTGACGACGCAGGACCTCATCGGCCGGGCCAGGACCTGGCTCGCCGAGGACCCCGATCCCGAGACGCGCGACGAGCTCGCGAAGCTCATCGACGCCGAGGACCTCGACGAGCTCGACGCACGGTTCGCCGGCACGCTCCAGTTCGGCACCGCCGGACTCCGCGGCGAGATCGGCGCCGGACCGATGCGGATGAACCGCGCCGTCGTCATCCGCGCCGCCGCCGGGCTCGCCGCGTACCTGAAGGACCAGGGGCAGGCGGGCGGCCTCGTCGTCATCGGCTACGACGCCCGCTACAAGTCCACCGACTTCGCCCGGGACACGGCCGCCGTGATGACCGGCGCCGGTCTGCGGGCCACGGTCCTCCCCCGCCCGCTCCCCACCCCCGTACTCGCGTTCGCCATACGGCATCTGGGCGCCGTCGCGGGCGTCGAGGTCACCGCCAGCCACAACCCGCCGCGCGACAACGGCTACAAGGTCTACCTCGGCGACGGCTCGCAGATCGTGCCGCCCGCCGACGGCGAGATCGCCGCCGCCATCGCCGCGGTCGGCCCGCTGGACACCGTGCCCCGCCCCGGCAACGGCTGGGAGACCCTCGGCGACGAGGTCCTGGCCGCCTACCTGGAGCGTACGGACGCGGTCCTGGCCACCGGCTCGCCGCGCACGGCCCGCGTCGTGTACACGGCCATGCACGGCGTCGGCACCTCCGTGCTCACCGCCGCCTTCGACCGGGCCGGCTTCCCCGCCCCGGTCCTCGTCGCCGAACAGGCCGAGCCCGACCCCGCGTTCCCCACCGTCGCCTTCCCCAATCCGGAGGAGCCCGGCGCGATGGATCTCGCGTTCGCCACCGCGCGCCGCTCGGACCCGGACCTCGTCATCGCCAACGACCCGGACGCCGACCGCTGCGCCGTCGCCGTCCCGGACCCGGCGGCGGACGGCGGCTGGCGGATGCTGCGCGGCGACGAGGTCGGCGCGCTGCTCGCCGCCCACCTCGTGGGACGCGGTGTCACCGGCGTGTTCGCCGAGTCGATCGTGTCCTCGTCCCTCCTCGGCCGGATCGCCGAAAAGGCGGGCCTCGGCTACGAGGAGACGCTGACCGGCTTCAAGTGGATCGCCCGTGTGGAGGGCCTGCGGTACGGCTACGAGGAGGCGCTCGGCTACTGCGTCGACCCGGACGGCGTCCGCGACAAGGACGGCATCACGGCCGCGCTCCTGGTCGCCGAACTGGCCTCCGTACTGAAGGAACAGGGCCGTACGCTCCTGGACCTGCTGGACGACCTCGCGGTCGAGCACGGACTGCACGCCACCGACCAGCTGTCCGTCCGGGTCGAGGACCTGTCCGTCATCGCGGACGCCATGCGGCGCCTGCGCGAGCAGCCGCCGACCGCGATGGCGGGCCTGGCCGTCACCTCGGCCGAGGACCTGTCGCACGGCACCGGGCTGCTGCCGCCCACCGACGGCCTGCGCTACCACCTGGAGGGCGCGCGGGTGATCGTCCGCCCGAGCGGCACCGAGCCGAAGCTCAAGTGCTACCTGGAGGTCGTGGTGCCGGTCGGCTCGGCCGGCGAGCTGCCAGCGGCCCGTGCGCGGGGCGCGGAGCTGCTGTCCGGCATCAAGCGGGACCTGTCGGCCGCGGCCGGGATCTGA
- a CDS encoding PH domain-containing protein: MTSPTPPSEPTYADRTFRSPAGLVGGALLLLLICWIGGDAAVRGEGRVPWLALAGLLTVVPLVVAFTLRPVVFANDQRIRIRNPFRTITLPWTDVADVRAGYSSELLTRAGEKFQLWAVPVSLRQRKKAARHQTQQSMDDPYRRTSVTADVRDTKARVAAADQTVVDLRELAERAGEKPVEGAPARSVRWAYEVIAPAAVGAVLLVVLGAIG, from the coding sequence ATGACGAGCCCCACGCCGCCCTCCGAGCCCACCTACGCCGACCGGACGTTCCGGTCGCCCGCCGGGCTGGTCGGGGGCGCCCTGCTGCTCCTGCTCATCTGCTGGATCGGCGGCGACGCGGCCGTCCGGGGCGAGGGCCGCGTGCCGTGGCTGGCGCTGGCCGGGCTGCTGACCGTGGTGCCGCTCGTGGTCGCCTTCACCCTGCGGCCGGTGGTCTTCGCCAACGACCAGCGCATCCGGATCCGCAACCCGTTCCGGACGATCACGCTCCCGTGGACCGATGTCGCGGACGTCCGGGCCGGGTACTCGAGCGAGCTCCTCACCCGGGCCGGCGAGAAGTTCCAGCTCTGGGCGGTCCCGGTGTCGCTCCGGCAGCGCAAGAAGGCCGCCCGCCACCAGACCCAGCAGTCGATGGACGACCCGTACCGCAGGACGTCCGTCACCGCCGACGTGCGCGACACGAAGGCCCGGGTGGCGGCCGCGGACCAGACGGTGGTCGACCTGCGGGAGCTCGCCGAGCGCGCGGGCGAGAAGCCCGTCGAGGGAGCCCCGGCCAGGTCGGTCCGCTGGGCGTACGAGGTGATCGCGCCGGCCGCGGTGGGCGCGGTGCTGCTGGTGGTGCTGGGCGCGATCGGCTGA
- the deoC gene encoding deoxyribose-phosphate aldolase — protein sequence MPTTAPAFADATASDGALRRFLHGLPGVDAVGLEARAASLGTRSIKTTAKAYAIDLAISMIDLTTLEGSDTPGKVRALAAKAVHPDPTDRTTPRTAAVCVYPDMAATAVAALAGSGVKVASVATAFPAGRAALAVKLADVRDAVAAGADEIDMVIDRGAFLSGRYLKVYEEILAVKAECGTARLKVIFETGELSTYDNIRRASWLGMLAGADFIKTSTGKVGVNATPANTLLMLEAVRDFRAQTGVQIGVKPAGGIRTSKDALKFLVLVNETAGEDWLDNHWFRFGASSLLNDLLMQRQKLSTGRYSGPDYVTVD from the coding sequence ATGCCCACCACTGCACCCGCATTCGCCGACGCGACGGCGTCCGACGGTGCGCTGCGCCGCTTCCTGCACGGGCTGCCCGGCGTCGACGCCGTCGGCCTCGAAGCGCGCGCCGCCTCGCTCGGAACCCGTTCGATCAAGACGACGGCCAAGGCGTACGCCATCGACCTGGCCATCTCGATGATCGACCTGACGACGCTGGAAGGCTCGGACACTCCGGGCAAGGTCCGCGCGCTCGCCGCCAAGGCCGTCCATCCCGACCCCACCGACCGCACGACGCCGCGCACCGCGGCCGTCTGCGTCTACCCCGACATGGCGGCGACCGCCGTCGCCGCGCTGGCCGGCTCAGGTGTGAAGGTGGCGTCCGTCGCGACGGCCTTCCCCGCCGGCCGTGCCGCACTCGCCGTGAAGCTCGCGGACGTCCGCGACGCCGTGGCCGCCGGGGCGGACGAGATCGACATGGTGATCGACCGGGGCGCGTTCCTCTCCGGCCGCTATCTGAAGGTGTACGAGGAGATCCTCGCCGTGAAGGCGGAGTGCGGGACGGCCCGCCTCAAGGTGATCTTCGAGACCGGCGAGCTGTCCACGTACGACAACATCCGGCGGGCCTCCTGGCTCGGGATGCTGGCGGGCGCGGACTTCATCAAGACGTCGACCGGCAAGGTCGGGGTCAACGCCACCCCTGCGAACACCCTGCTGATGCTGGAGGCGGTGCGCGACTTCCGGGCGCAGACCGGCGTCCAGATCGGCGTGAAGCCGGCCGGCGGCATCCGCACCTCCAAGGACGCCCTCAAGTTCCTCGTCCTGGTGAACGAGACGGCGGGCGAGGACTGGCTGGACAACCACTGGTTCCGCTTCGGCGCCTCCAGCCTGCTGAACGACCTGCTGATGCAGCGCCAGAAGCTCAGCACCGGCCGTTACTCCGGCCCCGATTACGTGACGGTGGACTGA
- a CDS encoding aldehyde dehydrogenase family protein produces the protein MASAFEYAPAPESRSVVDIAPSYGLFIDGEFTDAADGQVFKTVSPSSEEVLSEVARAGAEDVDRAVKAARRAFEKWSALPGSERAKYLFRIARIIQERSRELAVLETLDNGKPIKETRDADLPLVAAHFFYYAGWADKLDHAGYGANPRPLGVAGQIIPWNFPLLMLAWKIAPALATGNTVVLKPAETTPLSALFFADICRQAGLPRGVVNILTGYGDAGEALVSHPDVNKVAFTGSTAVGKAIARQIAGTDKKATLELGGKGANIVFDDAPIDQAVEGIVTGIFFNQGQVCCAGSRLLVQESIEDELLDALKRRLSTLRLGDPLDKNTDIGAINSAEQLSRITALVETGEAEGADRWSAPCELPSAGYWFAPTLFTGVTQAHTVARDEIFGPVLSVLSFRTPDEAVAKANNSQYGLSAGIWTEKGSRILAVANKLRAGVVWANTFNKFDPTSPFGGYKESGFGREGGRHGLEAYLDVR, from the coding sequence ATGGCATCTGCATTCGAGTACGCACCGGCGCCGGAGTCCCGTTCCGTCGTCGACATCGCCCCCTCCTACGGCCTGTTCATCGACGGCGAGTTCACCGACGCCGCCGACGGCCAGGTCTTCAAGACGGTCAGCCCGTCGTCCGAGGAGGTCCTCTCCGAGGTCGCGCGGGCCGGCGCCGAGGACGTGGACCGGGCCGTGAAGGCGGCCCGCCGCGCGTTCGAGAAGTGGTCGGCGCTGCCCGGCTCCGAGCGCGCCAAGTACCTCTTCCGGATCGCCCGGATCATCCAGGAGCGCAGCCGCGAGCTCGCCGTCCTCGAGACGCTCGACAACGGCAAGCCGATCAAGGAGACCCGCGACGCGGACCTCCCGCTGGTCGCCGCGCACTTCTTCTACTACGCGGGCTGGGCCGACAAGCTGGACCACGCGGGCTACGGCGCGAACCCGCGCCCGCTCGGCGTCGCCGGCCAGATCATCCCGTGGAACTTCCCGCTCCTGATGCTCGCGTGGAAGATCGCCCCGGCGCTCGCCACCGGCAACACGGTGGTGCTGAAGCCGGCCGAGACGACCCCGCTCTCCGCCCTCTTCTTCGCGGACATCTGCCGCCAGGCCGGCCTGCCCAGGGGCGTCGTCAACATCCTGACGGGGTACGGGGACGCCGGCGAGGCACTGGTCTCGCACCCGGACGTCAACAAGGTCGCCTTCACCGGTTCGACCGCGGTCGGCAAGGCCATCGCCCGCCAGATCGCGGGCACGGACAAGAAGGCCACCCTGGAGCTGGGCGGCAAGGGCGCCAACATCGTCTTCGACGACGCCCCCATCGACCAGGCCGTCGAGGGCATCGTCACCGGCATCTTCTTCAACCAGGGCCAGGTCTGCTGCGCGGGCTCGCGCCTCCTGGTCCAGGAGTCCATCGAGGACGAACTGCTGGACGCCCTCAAGCGCCGGCTGTCCACGCTGCGCCTGGGCGACCCGCTGGACAAGAACACCGACATCGGCGCGATCAACTCCGCGGAGCAGCTCTCCCGGATCACCGCGCTAGTCGAGACCGGCGAGGCCGAGGGCGCGGACCGCTGGTCGGCGCCGTGCGAGCTGCCGTCCGCCGGTTACTGGTTCGCGCCGACGCTGTTCACCGGCGTCACCCAGGCGCACACCGTCGCCCGCGACGAGATCTTCGGACCGGTGCTGTCGGTGCTGTCGTTCCGTACGCCGGACGAGGCGGTCGCCAAGGCCAACAACAGCCAGTACGGCCTCTCGGCCGGCATCTGGACGGAGAAGGGCTCCCGCATCCTCGCGGTGGCGAACAAGCTCCGGGCGGGTGTCGTCTGGGCCAACACGTTCAACAAGTTCGACCCGACCTCGCCGTTCGGCGGATACAAGGAGTCGGGCTTCGGCCGCGAAGGCGGCCGTCACGGCCTGGAGGCGTACCTCGATGTCCGATAA
- a CDS encoding aldehyde dehydrogenase family protein, protein MSDNRLSVFKTYKLYVGGKFPRSESGRLYEVTDSKGKWLANAPQSSRKDARDAVVAARKAFGGWSGATAYNRGQVLYRVAEMLEGRRDQFVREVAEAEGLSKSKAAAVVDAAVDRWVWYAGWTDKIAQIVGGANPVAGPFFNLSTPEPTGVVTVLAPQESSFLGLVSVVAPVIASGNTAVVVASARSPLPALSLGEVLATSDLPGGVVNILSGKTAEIATPLASHQDVNGIDLTGADAELAKELEIAAADNLKRVARPQAVDGDDWSADPGTRRLTAFLETKTVWHPTGALGVSGSSY, encoded by the coding sequence ATGTCCGATAACCGTCTGAGCGTCTTCAAGACCTACAAGCTGTACGTCGGGGGCAAGTTCCCCCGCTCCGAGAGCGGCCGGTTGTACGAGGTGACCGACTCCAAGGGCAAGTGGCTGGCGAACGCGCCCCAGTCCTCCCGCAAGGACGCGCGGGACGCCGTCGTGGCCGCCCGCAAGGCGTTCGGCGGCTGGTCGGGCGCGACCGCGTACAACCGCGGCCAGGTCCTCTACCGCGTCGCCGAGATGCTGGAGGGCCGCCGGGACCAGTTCGTCCGGGAGGTCGCGGAGGCCGAGGGGCTGTCGAAGTCCAAGGCCGCGGCCGTCGTGGACGCGGCGGTCGACCGCTGGGTCTGGTACGCGGGCTGGACGGACAAGATCGCCCAGATCGTGGGCGGGGCGAACCCGGTCGCGGGACCGTTCTTCAACCTCTCGACCCCCGAGCCGACCGGCGTGGTGACCGTCCTCGCCCCGCAGGAGTCCTCGTTCCTGGGCCTGGTCTCGGTGGTCGCCCCGGTGATCGCGAGCGGCAACACCGCGGTCGTGGTGGCCTCGGCGCGGTCCCCGCTGCCCGCGCTGTCGCTGGGCGAGGTGCTGGCCACCTCGGACCTGCCGGGCGGTGTGGTCAACATCCTGTCCGGGAAGACCGCGGAGATCGCCACGCCGCTCGCCTCGCACCAGGACGTGAACGGCATCGACCTGACGGGGGCGGACGCGGAGCTGGCCAAGGAGCTGGAGATCGCGGCGGCCGACAACCTCAAGCGCGTCGCGCGCCCACAGGCCGTGGACGGCGACGACTGGTCGGCGGACCCGGGCACCCGCCGTCTGACGGCGTTCCTGGAGACCAAGACGGTCTGGCACCCGACGGGCGCGCTGGGCGTGTCGGGCTCCTCGTACTGA
- a CDS encoding uridine kinase, translated as MLDTNTTSGGSPVRVNASHSCSVSSQAISSRVVLLAGPSGSGKSSLAARTGLPVLRLDDFYKEAGDPTLPLVTGSTDIDWDSARSWDADAAVAAITDLCRTGRTDVPVYDIATSSRIGHEGFHIERTPLFVAEGIFAADIVERCQSLGVLADALCLRGRPSTTFRRRLLRDLREGRKSVPFLLRRGWRLMRTERRIVARQAELGAHPCNKAEALGRLAAAAAGRCRTPAPTPAKASPSVD; from the coding sequence ATGCTGGATACCAACACGACCTCCGGGGGATCCCCTGTGCGGGTCAATGCCTCACACTCGTGTTCTGTGAGTTCCCAAGCGATTTCGAGCCGCGTCGTCCTGCTGGCCGGCCCCTCCGGCTCCGGCAAGTCCTCCCTCGCCGCCCGCACCGGTCTTCCGGTGCTGCGGCTGGACGACTTCTACAAGGAGGCGGGCGACCCCACGCTGCCTCTCGTGACCGGCAGTACGGACATCGACTGGGACTCCGCCCGGTCCTGGGACGCCGATGCGGCGGTCGCCGCGATCACGGACCTGTGCCGTACCGGCCGCACGGACGTCCCGGTGTACGACATCGCCACCAGCTCCCGGATCGGGCACGAGGGCTTCCACATCGAGCGCACCCCGCTCTTCGTGGCCGAGGGGATCTTCGCCGCGGACATCGTCGAACGGTGCCAGTCGCTGGGCGTACTGGCCGACGCGCTGTGCCTGCGCGGCCGCCCGTCGACGACGTTCCGCCGCCGGCTGCTGCGCGACCTGCGGGAAGGCCGCAAGTCGGTGCCGTTCCTGCTGCGGCGGGGATGGCGCCTGATGCGGACCGAACGCAGAATCGTGGCCCGCCAGGCAGAACTGGGAGCCCACCCCTGCAACAAGGCCGAGGCCCTGGGCCGCCTGGCCGCCGCAGCAGCGGGCAGATGCCGCACCCCGGCCCCGACCCCGGCGAAGGCAAGCCCTTCCGTCGACTGA
- a CDS encoding SigE family RNA polymerase sigma factor — translation MNNATHGISTSAVVTRLHDVGRSTEKSGAAVNGRGCVRGAGRQHPSFMTVVDASAPTGAGNGGSAYGEVTGERKGPAGAEDAEAAFTAYVRERRASLYATAYHLTGDRFEAEDLLQSALFSTYRAWDRISDKAAVGGYLRRTMTNLHISAWRRRKLNEYPTEELPETAGDTDAMRGTELRAVLWQALARLPETQRTMLVLRYYEGRTDPEIASILDISVGTVKSSIWRSLRRLREDEVLSFGRDEEESFGELVA, via the coding sequence ATGAACAACGCAACGCACGGCATCAGCACCAGCGCAGTTGTCACGCGTCTCCACGACGTCGGCCGGAGCACCGAGAAGTCCGGCGCCGCAGTGAACGGGCGGGGGTGCGTTCGTGGCGCCGGGCGTCAGCACCCGTCATTCATGACGGTGGTCGACGCGTCCGCACCCACGGGGGCGGGCAACGGGGGAAGCGCGTACGGGGAGGTCACGGGGGAGCGGAAGGGCCCGGCGGGGGCCGAGGACGCCGAAGCGGCGTTCACGGCCTACGTCCGGGAGCGCCGCGCCTCCCTGTACGCCACCGCCTACCACCTGACCGGTGACCGGTTCGAGGCCGAGGATCTGCTGCAGAGCGCCCTCTTCTCGACGTACCGGGCGTGGGACCGGATCAGCGACAAGGCGGCGGTCGGCGGGTATCTCCGCCGCACCATGACCAATCTGCACATCAGCGCCTGGCGCAGGCGCAAGCTGAACGAATACCCGACCGAGGAGCTGCCGGAGACGGCGGGCGACACGGACGCGATGCGCGGTACGGAGCTGCGCGCCGTGCTCTGGCAGGCGCTGGCGCGGCTGCCCGAGACGCAGCGCACGATGCTGGTCCTGCGCTACTACGAGGGCCGCACGGACCCGGAGATCGCGTCCATCCTCGACATCAGTGTCGGCACGGTGAAGTCCAGCATCTGGCGGTCGCTCCGCCGGCTGCGTGAGGACGAGGTCCTCAGCTTCGGCCGTGACGAGGAGGAGTCCTTCGGCGAGCTGGTGGCCTGA